From a region of the Arachis ipaensis cultivar K30076 chromosome B09, Araip1.1, whole genome shotgun sequence genome:
- the LOC107618958 gene encoding glycolipid transfer protein 1 — protein MEGTVFAAALEGMKVVKSEQGEILSQPFLDVCKQILPVIDKFGAAMALVKSDIGGNISRLESKYSTNPSGFNHLYSLVQTEVESNTAKSSSSCTNGLLWLTRAMDFLVALFRNLIEHEDWSMSQACTDSYNKTLKKWHGWLASSSFTLAMKLAPDRKKFMDVISGSGDITADIESFCTNFSPLLEENHKFLARFGLDEMKAS, from the exons ATGGAGGGGACTGTTTTTGCCGCTGCGTTGGAAGGAATGAAGGTTGTAAAGTCTGAACAAGGAGAAATCCTGTCCCAGCCTTTCTTGGATGTATGCAAGCAAATACTGCCTGTTATAG ATAAATTTGGAGCAGCCATGGCCCTTGTAAAATCTGACATAGGTGGTAACATATCG AGATTGGAATCTAAATATTCCACCAATCCATCCGGATTCAACCATCTGTACAGTTTGGTACAAACAGAAGTTGAAAGTAACACGGCTAAGTCATCATCCAGTTGTACCAATGGACTTCTTTGGCTTACAAG GGCAATGGATTTCTTGGTGGCATTGTTCCGAAACTTAATCGAGCATGAAGATTGGTCAATGTCACAAGCATGTACAGATTCATATAACAAGACTTTAAAGAAGTGGCATGGCTGGCTTGCTAGTTCAAGCTTCACG CTAGCAATGAAGCTGGCTCCTGATAGGAAGAAATTCATGGATGTGATATCAGGTTCTGGTGATATCACCGCTGACATAGAGAGCTTTTGTACAAACTTCTCTCCTCTCCTTGAAGAGAATCACAAGTTTCTG GCTCGTTTTGGCTTGGATGAAATGAAGGCATCATGA
- the LOC107615817 gene encoding dentin sialophosphoprotein, with protein MATPAPAAKGQVKGLLKGLRYISQIFEEEEENEIQIGFPTDVKHLAHIGCDDNAANKPSWMTEFKEAEDPPSPEKPKAAKSAKPTEDNRKAKLPPAEPRANSMTSSSEMSCMDQSSEASKPPRRNRSSDPSDPARKHRRHKSEDPKLSETSETPGKHRHHRSEEEKTPSSDSTETSRRHRRDRDREHHHGSEEEKPPLSNSTESSRKQEEEKSESKESSRRRRHKSEEEKSESSRKHNRHQGTEEVKSPSSESTESYRKQKGTEEVKSQSSESTESSKVLLSSESIESPKKQTEEVKPPSSDSKESTRKHRHHRSEEEKLQSDSTEPSRRHHRRESGTEEEKIQTDSTETSRRHRRRESGTEEEKFQSDSTETSRKHLHRHRESGTEEEKFQSDSTETSRKHHHRPRESRTEEEKLQSDSTETSRKHHQRRPESGTEEEKLQSDSTETTRKHNHRRRESGTEEEKFQSDSTETSRKHHHRRRESGTDEEKLQSDSIETSRRHRRRESGTEEEKFHSDSTETSRRHHRESGTEEEKFQSDSTETSRKHHHRRRESGTDEEKLQSDSTETSRRHRRRESGTEEDKFQSDSTETSRRHHRESGTEEEKPPTSSTSKSSHRRKSKTSSSEEKEGSSRRSSKSNKSSSKEELSESLRDVEPEPES; from the exons ATGGCAACACCAGCACCAGCAGCAAAAGGCCAGGTTAAAGGCCTCCTTAAAGGGCTTAGATACATATCCCAAATCTTTG aggaagaagaagaaaatgagattCAGATTGGGTTCCCAACTGATGTGAAGCATCTGGCACATATTGGATGTGATGATAACGCTGCAAATAAACCAAGCTGG ATGACTGAGTTTAAAGAGGCAGAAGATCCACCTTCACCAGAAAAACCAAAAGCCGCAAAATCTGCCAAACCAACTGAAG ATAACCGAAAGGCGAAGCTCCCTCCTGCAGAGCCTCGAGCGAATTCGATGACAAGCAGTTCTGAGATGTCGTGCATGGATCAAAGTTCCGAAGCATCCAAGCCACCAAGAAGGAATCGATCTTCGGATCCATCAGACCCAGCTAGAAAGCATCGTCGTCACAAATCTGAGGACCCAAAGCTATCAGAAACCTCCGAAACTCCTGGGAAGCACCGGCACCATAGATCAGAAGAAGAGAAGACACCGTCGTCTGATTCCACAGAAACTTCTAGAAGGCATCGCCGTGACCGTGACCGTGAGCATCATCATGGATCAGAAGAAGAGAAGCCACCATTGTCAAATTCCACGGAATCTTCTAGAAAGCAAGAGGAAGAGAAGTCAGAGTCCAAAGAATCTTCTAGAAGGCGTCGCCATAAATCAGAGGAAGAGAAGTCAGAATCTTCTCGAAAACACAATCGCCACCAGGGAACAGAAGAGGTGAAGTCACCATCATCAGAATCAACAGAATCTTATAGAAAGCAAAAGGGAACAGAAGAAGTGAAGTCGCAGTCTTCGGAATCCACAGAATCTTCTAAGGTGCTGCTGTCATCGGAATCCATAGAATCTCCTAAGAAGCAAACGGAAGAAGTGAAGCCACCATCATCAGATTCCAAAGAATCTACTAGAAAACATCGTCACCACAGGTCAGAAGAAGAGAAGTTGCAATCAGATTCTACAGAACCTTCCAGAAGGCATCATCGCCGTGAATCAGGAACAGAAGAAGAGAAGATACAAACAGATTCAACGGAAACTTCTAGAAGGCATCGTCGTCGTGAATCTGGAACAGAAGAAGAGAAGTTTCAATCAGATTCCACGGAAACTTCTAGAAAGCATCTTCATCGTCATCGTGAATCTGGAACAGAAGAAGAGAAGTTCCAATCAGATTCCACGGAAACTTCTAGAAAGCATCATCATCGTCCCCGTGAATCTAGGACAGAAGAAGAGAAGCTCCAATCAGATTCCACAGAAACTTCTAGAAAGCATCATCAACGTCGCCCTGAATCTGGGACAGAAGAAGAGAAGCTCCAATCAGATTCCACAGAAACTACTAGAAAGCATAATCATCGTCGTCGTGAATCTGGAACAGAAGAAGAGAAGTTCCAATCAGATTCCACGGAAACTTCTAGAAAGCATCACCATCGTCGCCGTGAATCTGGAACAGACGAAGAGAAGCTACAATCAGATTCCATAGAAACTTCTAGAAGGCATCGTCGCCGTGAATCCGGAACAGAAGAAGAGAAGTTCCATTCAGATTCAACGGAAACTTCTAGAAGGCATCACCGGGAATCTGGAACAGAAGAAGAGAAGTTCCAATCAGATTCTACGGAAACTTCTAGAAAGCATCACCATCGTCGCCGTGAATCTGGAACAGACGAAGAGAAGCTGCAATCAGATTCCACAGAAACTTCTAGAAGGCATCGTCGCCGTGAATCCGGAACAGAAGAAGACAAGTTCCAATCAGATTCAACGGAAACTTCTAGAAGGCATCACCGTGAATCTGGAACAGAAGAAGAGAAACCACCAACATCCTCAACAAGCAAAAGCTCGCATAGGAGAAAGTCAAAAACATCATCGTCTGAGGAAAAGGAAGGCTCTTCAAGGAGATCGTCGAAAAGTAATAAGAGTTCTTCGAAGGAAGAGCTGAGTGAATCTTTGCGCGACGTTGAACCAGAACCTGAATCCTAA
- the LOC107615818 gene encoding kinesin-like protein KIN-10A, whose product MAPTPSPKPNHYSTQLKTPHSKHRLNFNAPKTPLQQQQQQPHPSPNPNNLNNKELPPEHPVEVIARIRDYPDRKDKPLPVIQTSSSSKSIRVKADFGYRDFTLDGVSVSEEEGLDEFYKKFVESRISAVKLGEKCTIMMYGPTGSGKSHTMFGCSKEPGIVYRSLRDILGDEGGDGNGGGLGFGNFVQVTVLEIYNEEIYDLLSTNGGGGAGFGLGWPKGSGSKAKLEVMGKKAKNATYISGNEAGKISKEIQKVEKRRIVKSTLCNDRSSRSHCMVILDVPTVGGRLMLVDMAGSENIEQAGQTGFEAKMQTAKINQGNIALKRVVESIANGDSHVPFRDSKLTMLLQDSFEDDKSKILMILCASPDPKEIHKTISTLEYGAKAKCIVRGPHTPGKEEESSSAVILGSRIAAMDEFILKLQMENKLREKERNEAHKKLLKKEEEIAALRARLEITEAKGTSESEEEINLKVNERTLLMRQELEKKLEECQRMTNEFVELEKRRMEERLLQQEEEVELLRKRLEEIEIELKLAHSSEGCKEVNVSKEMESNGFMRRLLRIYKSEEDPGMVKSMDLDMDDQEQPLPREVKIVGLSKSDYNVMQDISNQPFTNPLNEVQDGTVCTPFFGKGLCLSTVFEDEEEEHDHEDEGREVEKEVIEEKRVCTVVDSNKSSSVAADSLESSEECDDRLMRIQNIFTLCGNQRELSRHNETPKPPAKKCSDDDDTFGLRFSPVMKTGDKDCVIKTCNKENMHPNNVVGLXQWCVKRNMCVSLLKTAKLCGIFRHKPPYEFFQYRDSLLKVTIWHGYSK is encoded by the exons atgGCTCCAACCCCTTCTCCCAAACCAAACCATTACTCCACCCAGTTGAAAACCCCTCACTCCAAGCACCGCCTCAACTTCAATGCCCCCAAAACCccattacaacaacaacaacaacagccaCACCCTTCTCCGAATCCCAACAATCTCAACAACAAGGAACTCCCACCGGAGCACCCTGTTGAAGTAATTGCAAGAATCCGTGACTACCCTGATAGAAAGGACAAGCCTTTACCCGTTATTCAAACCAGTTCAAGCTCCAAGAGTATCCGCGTTAAAGCTGATTTCGGGTACCGAGACTTCACCCTTGATGGAGTTTCTGTGTCTGAGGAAGAAGGTCTTGATGAATTCTACAAGAAGTTTGTGGAATCAAGAATCAGTGCGGTGAAGCTTGGGGAGAAGTGCACAATTATGATGTATGGGCCGACCGGTTCCGGAAAGAGTCACACTATGTTTGGGTGCTCAAAGGAGCCAGGGATTGTGTATAGATCTTTGAGGGACATTCTTGGAGATGAGGGTGGGGATGGAAACGGTGGTGGTCTTGGGTTTGGGAATTTTGTTCAGGTTACTGTTTTGGAGATCTACAATGAAGAGATTTATGATCTTTTGTCCACCAATGGTGGCGGCGGAGCAGGGTTTGGATTGGGATGGCCTAAGGGAAGTGGTTCCAAG GCAAAACTTGAAGTGATGGGGAAAAAGGCAAAGAATGCAACATATATATCTGGAAACGAAGCAGGGAAGATCTCAAAAGAAATTCAGAAAGTGGAGAAGCGAAGGATTGTTAAAAGCACACTCTGCAATGACAGGAGTTCTAGAAGTCACTGCATG GTAATCCTTGATGTCCCAACTGTCGGAGGACGGCTAATGCTTGTAGATATGGCCGGATCAGAAAATATTGAGCAAGCCGGCCAAACTGGCTTTGAGGCCAAAATGCAG ACTGCCAAAATCAATCAAGGAAATATAGCCCTAAAGAGAGTGGTTGAGTCCATTGCAAATGGCGATTCTCACGTGCCCTTTAGGGACAGCAAACTTACCATGCTTCTGCAG GATTCGTTTGAAGATGACAAGTCGAAAATCTTAATGATACTCTGTGCCAGTCCCGATCCTAAGGAAATACACAAGACAATCTCCACACTTGAATATGGTGCAAAAGCAAAGTGCATAGTCCGCGGCCCTCATACCCCGGGCAAGGAGGAGGAATCCTCTTCCGCTGTCATTTTGGGCTCGAGAATTGCTGCAATGGATGAATTTATCTTGAAGCTGCAAATGGAAAACAAGCTCAGAGAGAAAGAGCGAAATGAAGCGCACAAAAAGCTtctaaagaaagaagaagagattgCTGCATTAAGAGCTAGACTGGAGATCACAGAAGCTAAAGGAACTTCCGAAAGCGAGGAGGAGATTAACTTGAAGGTAAATGAACGAACTCTGCTTATGAGACAGGAGTTAGAGAAGAAGCTGGAGGAGTGCCAAAGAATGACCAATGAGTTTGTTGAATTGGAGAAAAGGAGAATGGAAGAAAGGTTATTGCAGCAGGAGGAGGAAGTTGAACTTCTGAGAAAGCGACTCGAGGAAATAGAAATAGAATTGAAGCTGGCTCACTCCAGTGAGGGATGTAAAGAGGTAAATGTATCAAAGGAAATGGAGTCAAATGGTTTTATGAGAAGGTTGTTGCGAATATACAAAAGCGAGGAGGATCCGGGGATGGTGAAATCAATGGATTTGGACATGGATGATCAGGAACAGCCACTTCCCCGCGAAGTAAAAATCGTCGGCTTATCTAAGAGTGATTACAATGTTATGCAAGACATTTCAAATCAACCTTTCACAAATCCTTTGAATGAGGTACAAGATGGCACTGTTTGTACACCATTCTTTGGAAAAGGACTATGTCTTAGTACAGTTttcgaagacgaagaagaagaacatgATCATGAAGATGAAGGCAGGGAAGTCGAGAAAGAAGTAATAGAGGAGAAGAGAGTATGCACTGTTGTTGACAGCAACAAGTCCTCTAGTGTTGCTGCAGATTCATTGGAAAGCTCAGAGGAATGTGATGATAGATTAATGAGAATTCAAAACATATTCACTCTCTGTGGAAACCAAAGAGAGCTTTCACGGCATAATGAAACacccaaaccaccagcaaagaagtgttctgatgatgatgatacaTTTGGTCTCAGGTTTTCGCCTGTAATGAAGACAGGTGACAAAGATTGTGTTATAAAAACTTGCAACAAGGAAAATATGCACCCAAACAATGTTGTAGGATTAGNCCAATGGTGTGTAAAGAGAAACATGTGTGTTTCCCTTTTGAAAACTGCAAAGTTATGTGGTATATTTCGTCATAAACCTCCGTATGAGTTTTTTCAATATAGGGACTCCCTATTGAAGGTGACCATATGGCATGGTTATTCAAAATGA